In the genome of Planctomycetaceae bacterium, the window GCTGATCGGATCCAAAACAAGTGAAAAGACCCTTTGGGGTAGCAGAATGCCGCCATTGCACCGCCATTCCTGCACAAATCGACCGAAAATAATCTGCATAAATCTATAACTGCGGAAGTTGGGCTAATTGACAATCCTTGCCAATCGAAAGGTTTTGTCTGGTGCAGCCTTTGAGATTTGCATTCCAGCGGACCCAGACGCGAGGAATGCCCCAGCCCATCCTCAACCGTACTGCGGACCACCACCAGCTTACGAGCATCGAAAGCGGCATGGACCAATACAATTCTTTTGCAATGATCCTCTTGATCAGCGTTCGAATAGTCATTCACGCCAGCCTCGGAAAGTATCCATGCCGGATCACGGTCCCTACGTATTTCTCGGATCGAAACCTGGCCGAATAACAATCGGTTTCTTCTGAACCGCCAGGTCGCCGTCTTTGACCCAGTGTTCGCCGCGGGGTTTGAGGTGAGCGACCATGCGCTTGCGCCACTGGCCCAGCAGCGCAGCCGATCCGGCATCACCGGCCAGGTTGTTCAGCTCGGCGGGGTCCTTGTCCAGGTCGAAGAGCTGCTGCTCGCCCGACAGCGTGAAGTAGATGTACTTGTGATGCCCGTCGGTCAGGGCATTCCAGGCGTTTTTGCTATCGTAGATCTGGCTATGTTCCAAGTCGAGCTGCGTCCGCCAGCCGCCGCGGCCGCGGAGGATGTTGAGCATGCTCGCGCCGTCCATGGCGGCCGGGATCGCCAGGCCGGCGGCGTCCAGCAGCGTCGGCAGCACGTCGCGCAGCTCGACGAGTTCGTCCCGCACCTGCCCGCGCCTGGCGTCGAGCTTCATCGCGTCGGGCCAGCGGACGATCATCGGCACATGCACCGAAGGCTCGTACGGGCGGCACTTGCGCCACAGGTGGCTGTCACCCAACTGCTCGCCGTGGTCGCTGGTGAAGAGGATCAGCGTGTTCTCCAGTTCGCCCCGCGCCTCCAGGGCGGCGATGACGCGGCCGACCTGTTCGTCGACGAACGAGATCGCCCCGCAATACGCCTGCCGCGCCTTGCGCACTTCCTCGGGCGAGAAGTTGCCCATCGAGGCCGTCGTGCGTTTCTCCATCGTGCCTTTGATGCTGCCGTACTTCTTGTCAGCCCACGCACCCGCCGAGGCGGCGGGCAGCTTGGCGTCGGCGTAGGCATCGGCCCAGCGCTTGGGCGGGTCGAAGGGCGAGTGGGGGCGCTGGAACGAGACCTTCATCATCCACGGCTTGTCGCCGCGGTAGGTCTTGAGGAACTCGACCGCCCGCTGGGCGGTCCAGTGCGTGGCATGAAGTGATTCGTCATACGGCCAGACGCGCCCGCCGCGGCTGTCGTTGTAGTGCAGGTCGGTCGGGTTGAACTTTTTGCCCGGGGCGGTCTTTTCGAACCAGAGCTGGTAATCGCACTTTTCGCCGCCGCCATCCATCGAATGGAACCCTTCCTCCAACTCGAC includes:
- a CDS encoding arylsulfatase — protein: MNRRDFLKSAGLSAAAFAAPGLLRAAAPSARKLNILLLMDDQHRGDYLGAAGASWLQTPCLDRLAAQGALFRKGYTSVPSCLPARAGLLTGMSPWSHGLLGYAAVAKRYEHEKPRMFAKAGYRTHAVGKNHFSPMRNAHGYQSVELEEGFHSMDGGGEKCDYQLWFEKTAPGKKFNPTDLHYNDSRGGRVWPYDESLHATHWTAQRAVEFLKTYRGDKPWMMKVSFQRPHSPFDPPKRWADAYADAKLPAASAGAWADKKYGSIKGTMEKRTTASMGNFSPEEVRKARQAYCGAISFVDEQVGRVIAALEARGELENTLILFTSDHGEQLGDSHLWRKCRPYEPSVHVPMIVRWPDAMKLDARRGQVRDELVELRDVLPTLLDAAGLAIPAAMDGASMLNILRGRGGWRTQLDLEHSQIYDSKNAWNALTDGHHKYIYFTLSGEQQLFDLDKDPAELNNLAGDAGSAALLGQWRKRMVAHLKPRGEHWVKDGDLAVQKKPIVIRPGFDPRNT